A genomic window from Martelella lutilitoris includes:
- the betB gene encoding betaine-aldehyde dehydrogenase — translation MHEKASHFIDGDYVEDTDGRAFDSINPATGEVIATLHAATPAIIERAMVAAERAQREWAAWLPVERARVLRKASDLMRERNDALAKLETLDTGKAIQETLVADPASGADALEWFSAQAAGLSGESVPLAEGFAYTRREPLGVCVGIGAWNYPIQIAAWKAAPALACGNAMVFKPSEMTPLSALKLAEILMEAGAPKGLFNVVQGFGDVGAALSTHAKTAKVSLTGSVPTGGKVYAAAASGMRHATMELGGKSPMVVFEDADLEDAIGGAMLGNFYSTGQICSNGTRVFVQKSILEAFLSRLVERTKTIRLGDPLDPETHLGPLISEEQRRKVLFYIEAGKSEGARLVTGGGTPEGEAFARGAYIEPTVFADVTDDMTIAREEIFGPVMSVLAFETEEEAIARANDTPFGLAAGVFTRDLARGHRVADALQAGICWINTYNLTPVEIPFGGVKQSGFGRENGRAAMEFYSQLKTVQVALGKVDSPY, via the coding sequence ATGCACGAAAAAGCCAGCCATTTCATCGACGGCGACTATGTCGAGGATACCGACGGCCGGGCCTTTGACAGCATCAACCCGGCAACCGGCGAGGTGATCGCGACGCTGCATGCGGCAACGCCGGCGATCATCGAACGCGCCATGGTGGCCGCCGAGCGCGCCCAGCGCGAATGGGCGGCGTGGCTACCGGTCGAGCGCGCCCGCGTGCTGCGAAAGGCGTCCGACCTGATGCGCGAGCGCAATGACGCACTGGCGAAGCTCGAGACGCTCGACACCGGCAAGGCCATTCAGGAAACGCTGGTCGCCGATCCTGCCTCCGGCGCGGATGCGCTCGAATGGTTTTCGGCCCAGGCCGCCGGCCTTTCCGGTGAAAGCGTGCCGCTTGCGGAAGGCTTTGCCTATACCAGGCGCGAGCCGCTTGGCGTCTGCGTCGGCATCGGCGCATGGAACTATCCGATCCAGATTGCCGCGTGGAAGGCCGCGCCCGCGCTTGCCTGCGGCAATGCCATGGTGTTCAAGCCCTCGGAAATGACGCCGCTTTCAGCCCTGAAGCTTGCCGAAATCCTGATGGAGGCCGGCGCGCCGAAGGGGCTTTTCAACGTGGTGCAGGGCTTTGGCGATGTGGGGGCGGCCCTTTCCACCCACGCAAAGACCGCCAAGGTGTCGCTCACCGGTTCGGTCCCCACCGGCGGCAAGGTCTATGCCGCCGCTGCTTCCGGCATGCGCCACGCCACGATGGAGCTTGGCGGCAAATCGCCCATGGTTGTCTTCGAGGATGCCGATCTGGAAGACGCGATCGGCGGCGCAATGCTCGGCAATTTCTATTCGACCGGCCAGATCTGCTCCAACGGCACCCGCGTCTTCGTGCAGAAATCCATTCTGGAGGCGTTTCTTTCCCGGCTTGTCGAGCGCACGAAGACAATCCGCCTCGGCGATCCGCTCGATCCCGAGACCCATCTCGGCCCGCTGATTTCCGAGGAGCAGCGCCGCAAGGTGCTGTTCTATATCGAGGCGGGAAAGAGCGAGGGCGCACGGCTTGTGACCGGCGGCGGCACTCCCGAAGGCGAGGCCTTTGCCAGAGGCGCCTATATCGAGCCCACCGTCTTCGCCGATGTCACCGACGACATGACGATCGCGCGCGAGGAGATTTTCGGGCCGGTGATGAGCGTGCTCGCCTTCGAAACGGAAGAGGAAGCGATCGCCCGCGCCAATGACACGCCCTTCGGCCTTGCCGCCGGCGTCTTCACCCGCGATCTCGCCCGGGGCCACCGCGTCGCGGACGCGCTTCAGGCCGGCATCTGCTGGATCAACACCTACAATCTGACCCCGGTCGAAATTCCCTTCGGCGGCGTCAAGCAATCGGGCTTCGGCCGGGAAAATGGCCGCGCGGCGATGGAATTCTATTCGCAGCTGAAGACCGTGCAGGTGGCGCTCGGCAAGGTCGACAGTCCGTATTGA